The genome window CTCCGTTGATGAGCATCGGCCAGGTCGTGCAAGCGTCGTTGGCGGGCCATGATCTGGTGCTGATTGGCGGCGTGGAGATTTACTACGACTCGACAGTGTTCGCGCGTCCGACGATTACTCGGCTGGAACAGTTAAAAGGCAAGCGTATCGGCATCAGCGGCTACGGCGCGGCGACCCACTTTGCCGCGATTATTCTGGCTAACCATCTTGGCTTCGATCCTGACAAAGATTGGCAACTTGTTCCCGGCGGTCCGGACGCGGAGCGCATCGCCGCCATGTCGGCGGGCAAGATCGATGCTGGCGTGTTTAATTCGTCGACGTTGCCGATCGCCAAACGGATGGGCTTGATTGAGCTGGTTAAAATTCCCGATCTGAAGATCGAAGTGCAGGGCAACGGCATGGCGACCACGCGGGCTTATATCAAAAGCAATCGCGAAGCGGTCAAGTCGGCGGTCAAAGGCTACGTCGAAGGGATTTACTCGATCTTTTATAACAAAGCCGGTGCGCTCAAAGTCTTCGGCAAATACATGCGCACCAACGACGCTGAAGTGCTTGAGGCGAGTTACCAAGCGTACGTGACCACGACACAGAAGAAGCCCTACCCGACGCTGAAAGGTTTGCAATTTCTCCTGGACCGCCTCGCGCCGTCGATGCCGCAGGCCAAGACGGCGAAACCGGAACAGTTTGTCGATATGAGTTTTTTGCAGGAGTTGGAGAAAGAAGGATTCTTCAACGAGATGGCCAGGCGCTATCCGGCGAAGTAAAGGATCAGAGATCTCACCACAGAGGGCCTAGCGCGGCAGAGCCGCAACCGAATTTCGGAAAACTCTCGCAAAGGCGCTAAGGCGCAAAGGTTTTAAGAAATAAATTCTTATCCTAACTTGGCGCCTTTGCGCCTTGGCGAGAGGAATGTCCGAGTCCGAAATGTTTTGTTTGTCGAAAGATTTGCGCGTGACGCGCAAATTTTGAGATATAGTAGTCCAGAGATCACAGAGTTCGGAGTTTTCATGATCGAAACCCTTCGTGTCCTTCGTGCCTTCGTGGTTAAAAGGACTTTCACTCTTGGTTAGGAGAATTCATGCCGAAGAGCTTGAGCACGTTTCTCGATGAGTGCCGCCGGGAGATTCCCGGCGAAGTCGTTCACATCGGTAAGACTATCGATCCGGCGCACTACGACGCGACGGCGATCGTCAAGCATCTCGGCGCGCAAAAGAAATTTCCCATCGCGATCTTCGATAAGCCGCTGAATCTGCACGGTCAGCCGAGCGAGTTTCCGTTGGTGCTCAATTGCGAGATCTCCCAGCGCAAGACCCAGATCGCTCTCGGCATGCCGCGCGATTCGACCCGCAGCGAGATGGCCGAGGCTTGCCTAGCGCGGGAAGCTCACCCGATCCCG of Deltaproteobacteria bacterium contains these proteins:
- a CDS encoding ABC transporter substrate-binding protein — protein: MAYALCALVKELPMSRDAGTRILSVFVLGLQLVVASSVAAQELKKVRFGYPSLGFRQGHIWVAKDEGFFKKYGLDVEPIFLRGGQMAIQALASGDPPLMSIGQVVQASLAGHDLVLIGGVEIYYDSTVFARPTITRLEQLKGKRIGISGYGAATHFAAIILANHLGFDPDKDWQLVPGGPDAERIAAMSAGKIDAGVFNSSTLPIAKRMGLIELVKIPDLKIEVQGNGMATTRAYIKSNREAVKSAVKGYVEGIYSIFYNKAGALKVFGKYMRTNDAEVLEASYQAYVTTTQKKPYPTLKGLQFLLDRLAPSMPQAKTAKPEQFVDMSFLQELEKEGFFNEMARRYPAK